The DNA sequence CCTGCGCGGGAAGCTGCCGTTCCATACAGAATTTGTGGGTACATCACCGTGGTGCAGCTATCGGGCCGTGCAGGTAGAAAGCCAGAACGGCTGTATGCACTTTTCCATGCAGCACGATGGGAAAAGCCTGCCGGTTACCATTCCAGTACTCGGTATGCATCAGGTGACCAATGCGCTTGCTGCATTGGCAATAGCCGACATTCTGCACGTTTCTCTGCCGGATGCAGCGGCTGAACTTGCCAAGTATCAGCCGCTGGCCATGCGCCAGCAAATACATGAGGCAGGCGGCATGACCGTCATTGATGACTCCTACAACGCCAGTCCGGACGCTATGCGCGGTGCTCTGGATGTTCTGTGCAGTTTTCCACACCGGCGTGTCGCTGTACTGGCGGATATGCTGGAGCTTGGGGACGCTTCCTGCCGTGCCCATCAGGACTGTGGGAGACACGCGGCACAGGCCGGCGTGGACGTACTGGTTACAATCGGCAAAGAAGCCGCGGCAATTGCAGAAGGCGCACATGAGGTTAATTCCAGCCTTCCCTGCACTGTTTGCAGCAGCAATCAAGAAGCAGGGGCTTATTTGCGCAAATTGCTGAAGCCAGGCGATACCATTCTGGTAAAGGGTTCCCGCGGCATGCACGTAGATGAAATCGTTTCAGGCATTCTTGCTTTCGCCTGACTGCGTAAAAATAAAGAAGTGACTGTACGGCCCCTAAAAACAGGGCGTACAGTCACTTTTTTATTCCCGATTTTATTAAAAAGGCAAAATATTTTCCGCAAATGCCGCAAAATTTTTATCTGCCTGAAAAGATTGTTCCCAAACTGCGCGGCAGGCTTTGCGCTGAGCAGCCATTTTTTCGGCAGACTGAGAAGCCGCATCCCGAATTGCCTTTGCCAATGCTTCCGGTGTTAAATCAGCGGGCAGCAGCTGCCCGGTCTCCCCTGTGCGTATCAACTCACTGGTGCCGCCTACATCTGTTGCTATGGATGGAATGCCAAAAGAGGAAGCCTCCATAATCGAAACCGGCAAGCCTTCACTGCTGCTGGTATTGACAAACAAGCTGACCGGGGTGGACTGATAAAAAGACATCAACTGCTGGTTTGGAAGTGCACCGCGCAGGTCCGTTTCCATAAAAGCAAGGTGTTCCTTTGCGAAGTTGCGCAATTCTTTCAGTGTATCGCCGTCACCAATATGCGTCCACTTTAGTTTCAGTCCGCTTCCCTGTAGCAAAGAAAGTGCCTGTGCCAACAATTCCACACGTTTTACCGGAGAAATGTGGCAGCAGCTAACAATGTGGAAACAGTCTTCCCGTGGCACTGGACCTAATCCATAGTCACGTGTACCCAAATATGCGGTGTGCACCTTTCCCTTTCCCGCAGGCCAGTGCTGTAGAATATAGCGGGTTCCATTTTCGCTGCAGGGATAAACCGCATCCAAATTTTTCAACAGATAAGGACGCAGCGGCAGAAAACCACTGGGCTGCCGTTCCTGATAAAGGTCATATCCGTGTGCCCGGCACACCGCTTTGCTTGTTTGTGCAGGGCAGTATTTTTTCAGCTGATTGGCAACAACCGCGACATCATAAAACCAATACGCATAAAATGTGATACCATCATACGCTTTCATGCGGTGCGCCAGCAGAATGCGGCGGCAGATACTAAACAGCACTTCACTCTTTGCAATAAAGTAATAAAAAAATGCCCACGATTTCAGTTTTGCATGTGCCTGCTTTAGTTCGTCCCGCTCTATAAATCCATGCATACTGGGAGAAAACAGCAGACGGGCCGCCGCGCCCGGCAGATACCGCTTTACTTGACTGGCCGGGATATGGTAAACCGTTACATTCTGCGGCACCTGCCGCGTCTGTACAGCGTTGTCTGCTGTACTGGTTGCAATCAAAAAAACATGCTCAAACTTTTCTGCCAGAACCGGCAGCTCATTTTCTATAAATTCTTCTCCTTTATCAAATGGAAAAGTCTTTGTCAGCATGACTAAGCAGTCCCTCATCTGTTGTCCTCCTGTACGCACAAACGCAGTTCGTCGTGCATTTTTGTTTCAAATTCATACAACAGAATAGCATATTTTTCATAGATATACAAGCCTGCACGCTTTTAGGCGACGTC is a window from the Caproicibacterium lactatifermentans genome containing:
- a CDS encoding glycosyltransferase produces the protein MRDCLVMLTKTFPFDKGEEFIENELPVLAEKFEHVFLIATSTADNAVQTRQVPQNVTVYHIPASQVKRYLPGAAARLLFSPSMHGFIERDELKQAHAKLKSWAFFYYFIAKSEVLFSICRRILLAHRMKAYDGITFYAYWFYDVAVVANQLKKYCPAQTSKAVCRAHGYDLYQERQPSGFLPLRPYLLKNLDAVYPCSENGTRYILQHWPAGKGKVHTAYLGTRDYGLGPVPREDCFHIVSCCHISPVKRVELLAQALSLLQGSGLKLKWTHIGDGDTLKELRNFAKEHLAFMETDLRGALPNQQLMSFYQSTPVSLFVNTSSSEGLPVSIMEASSFGIPSIATDVGGTSELIRTGETGQLLPADLTPEALAKAIRDAASQSAEKMAAQRKACRAVWEQSFQADKNFAAFAENILPF